In Populus alba chromosome 1, ASM523922v2, whole genome shotgun sequence, a single window of DNA contains:
- the LOC118049748 gene encoding uncharacterized protein, with amino-acid sequence MNDQPSPSIMNQQPPQLMGQPPPIHLQLQMLSHSQAMNQPQPLMMMMMNQRPFKKFQNPSKFNNNFVPSKPRSSSNSSSWKGKNANNNKRMENSNNNPGLSCGVSGGGGGGYKPPSLNELQTQNRMKARKYYHPKKKFNNRFAPYAPRNTTSFIIRAKKSGGIASLVSPCPVTPAMLPTPMFSPSREVLGDMAKEEWGVDGYGSMKGLIRLRSPGNEASEDDEDDEESDVEEHVEVERRLDHDLSRFEMIYPSGGGVGGEYIYNNNNNVLENRVDDQDTHIAQLEEENLTLKERLFLMESELGDLRMRLQFLESHQQHGQSSSSAMVLEDVNEEVVENVSENESDGGSYIGVNTVANDGNEEVMKWVEMERVGRNVGNVDKEEGE; translated from the coding sequence ATGAACGATCAGCCATCACCGTCAATCATGAATCAGCAGCCACCGCAATTGATGGGTCAGCCACCGCCGATTCATCTTCAATTACAGATGTTGAGTCACAGTCAAGCCATGAATCAACCACAGccgttgatgatgatgatgatgaaccaGAGACCTTTCAAGAAGTTTCAAAATCCGTcgaagtttaataataattttgttcctTCAAAGCCTagaagcagcagcaacagcagcagctgGAAGGGTAAAAAtgccaacaacaacaaaagaatGGAAAATTCCAATAATAACCCTGGTTTATCTTGTGGTGTTAGTGGCGGCGGTGGCGGAGGGTATAAGCCACCGAGTTTGAATGAATTGCAAACACAAAACAGAATGAAAGCGCGGAAATATTATCATCCAAAGAAGAAATTTAATAATCGCTTCGCGCCTTATGCGCCGAGGAATACGACGTCGTTTATTATCCGGGCGAAAAAATCTGGTGGGATTGCTTCGTTGGTTTCTCCGTGTCCGGTGACTCCGGCAATGTTGCCAACTCCGATGTTTTCGCCTTCGAGGGAGGTGTTAGGTGATATGGCGAAAGAGGAGTGGGGTGTTGATGGGTATGGATCGATGAAGGGGTTGATTAGGTTGAGATCCCCTGGAAATGAAGCGAGTGAggatgatgaggatgatgagGAGAGTGATGTGGAAGAGCATGTGGAAGTGGAAAGAAGACTGGATCATGATTTGAGTAGGTTTGAGATGATTTATCCgagtggtggtggtgttggtggggagtatatttataataataataataatgttttggaGAATAGGGTTGATGATCAGGACACGCATATAGCGCAATTGGAAGAGGagaatttgactttgaaagagaGGTTGTTTTTGATGGAGAGTGAGTTAGGGGATTTGAGGATGAGGTTGCAGTTTTTGGAGAGCCATCAGCAGCATGGTCAGAGTAGCAGTAGTGCTATGGTTTTGGAAGATGTTAATGAGGAGGTTGTGGAGAATGTTTCTGAGAATGAGAGTGATGGAGGATCTTATATTGGTGTGAATACTGTAGCTAACGACGGTAACGAGGAGGTGATGAAGTGGGTGGAGATGGAGAGAGTAGGGAGGAATGTTGGTAATGTTGATAAGGAGGAAGGGGAGTGA
- the LOC118049782 gene encoding probable plastid-lipid-associated protein 12, chloroplastic isoform X1, with protein MALKFHAAINLSLQLSPSPTLFAPSFCKPRKLLKSSVKKTHVCQSSLVDEQQQQISFNEQENQLINALVGIQGRGKSASPQQLNEVGLAVKVLEGLEGVSEPTGSNLIEGRWQLMFTTRPGTASPIQRTFVGVDFFSVFQEVYLRTNDPRVSNIVKFSNAIGELKVEAAATIENGKRILFQFDRAAFSFKFLPFKVPYPVPFRLLGDEAKGWLDTTYLSPSGNLRISRGNKGTTFVLQKKTEPRQRLLSAIWTGTGVLEAIDEFIKLNQNVAKDEMELIDGEWQMIWSSQMETDSWIENAGRGLMGKQIVTKNGQLKFVVDILLGVRFSMTGTFVKSSPNTYDVKMDDAAIIGGMFGLPVEMETKINLELLYSDDKIRISRGYKNIVFVHARTDGTRQK; from the exons atggctcTAAAATTTCATGCTGCCATTAATTTAAGCTTGCAACTGAGCCCATCTCCTACATTATTTGCACCATCATTTTGTAAGCCTCGGAAACTCTTgaaatcatcagtaaaaaaaactcatgtttgTCAATCCTCTCTTGTTGATGAACAACAGCAGCAAATTTCATTCAATGAGCAAGAAAATCAGCTGATAAATGCCCTTGTTGGAATCCAAGGCAGAGGGAAATCAGCATCCCCCCAGCAACTCAAT GAGGTGGGACTTGCAGTTAAAGTTCTTGAAGGCTTGGAAGGAGTGTCTGAACCT ACAGGCTCGAACTTGATCGAAGGTCGGTGGCAATTAATGTTTACGACTAGACCTGGGACAGCATCTCCAATTCAG AGAACATTTGTTGGTGTTGACTTCTTCAGCGTATTTCAAGAGGTATACCTTCGGACAAATGATCCTCGTGTGTCCAACATTGTAAAATTCTCAAATGCTATAGGCGAGCTGAAAGTAGAG GCAGCAGCAACAATTGAAAATGGAAAGAGGATCCTTTTCCAGTTTGACAGAGCagccttttctttcaaatttttaccATTTAAGGTTCCATATCCAGTGCCATTTAGGCTTCTTGGTGATGAAGCAAAGGGCTGGCTGGACACCACATACTTGTCTCCATCTGGAAACCTTCGCATCTCGAGAGGAAATAAG GGCACCACCTTTGTGCTCCAAAAGAAAACTGAACCTAGACAAAGATTGCTGTCAGCAATTTGGACAGGAACCGGAGTTCTAGAG GCAATCGATGAatttataaagttaaatcaGAATGTTGCTAAAGATGAAATGGAACTCATCGATGGAGAGTGGCAGATGATATGGAGTTCACAG ATGGAGACAGATAGTTGGATAGAGAATGCTGGCAGAGGTCTAATGGGAAAGCAG ATTGTCACAAAGAACGGACAGTTAAAGTTCGTCGTCGACATCTTGCTCGGTGTCAGGTTCTCCATGACAGGAACATTTGT GAAATCAAGTCCCAATACATATGATGTTAAAATGGATGATGCAGCCATCATTGGTGGCATGTTTGGACTCCCTGTGGAGATGGAAACCAAGATTAACCTAGAGTTGCT ATACAGTGATGATAAAATCAGAATCAGTCGAGGGTACAAAAACATTGTGTTTGTGCATGCACGAACAGATGGAACGAGGCAGAAATAA
- the LOC118049782 gene encoding probable plastid-lipid-associated protein 12, chloroplastic isoform X2, translating to MALKFHAAINLSLQLSPSPTLFAPSFCKPRKLLKSSVKKTHVCQSSLVDEQQQQISFNEQENQLINALVGIQGRGKSASPQQLNEVGLAVKVLEGLEGVSEPTGSNLIEGRWQLMFTTRPGTASPIQRTFVGVDFFSVFQEAAATIENGKRILFQFDRAAFSFKFLPFKVPYPVPFRLLGDEAKGWLDTTYLSPSGNLRISRGNKGTTFVLQKKTEPRQRLLSAIWTGTGVLEAIDEFIKLNQNVAKDEMELIDGEWQMIWSSQMETDSWIENAGRGLMGKQIVTKNGQLKFVVDILLGVRFSMTGTFVKSSPNTYDVKMDDAAIIGGMFGLPVEMETKINLELLYSDDKIRISRGYKNIVFVHARTDGTRQK from the exons atggctcTAAAATTTCATGCTGCCATTAATTTAAGCTTGCAACTGAGCCCATCTCCTACATTATTTGCACCATCATTTTGTAAGCCTCGGAAACTCTTgaaatcatcagtaaaaaaaactcatgtttgTCAATCCTCTCTTGTTGATGAACAACAGCAGCAAATTTCATTCAATGAGCAAGAAAATCAGCTGATAAATGCCCTTGTTGGAATCCAAGGCAGAGGGAAATCAGCATCCCCCCAGCAACTCAAT GAGGTGGGACTTGCAGTTAAAGTTCTTGAAGGCTTGGAAGGAGTGTCTGAACCT ACAGGCTCGAACTTGATCGAAGGTCGGTGGCAATTAATGTTTACGACTAGACCTGGGACAGCATCTCCAATTCAG AGAACATTTGTTGGTGTTGACTTCTTCAGCGTATTTCAAGAG GCAGCAGCAACAATTGAAAATGGAAAGAGGATCCTTTTCCAGTTTGACAGAGCagccttttctttcaaatttttaccATTTAAGGTTCCATATCCAGTGCCATTTAGGCTTCTTGGTGATGAAGCAAAGGGCTGGCTGGACACCACATACTTGTCTCCATCTGGAAACCTTCGCATCTCGAGAGGAAATAAG GGCACCACCTTTGTGCTCCAAAAGAAAACTGAACCTAGACAAAGATTGCTGTCAGCAATTTGGACAGGAACCGGAGTTCTAGAG GCAATCGATGAatttataaagttaaatcaGAATGTTGCTAAAGATGAAATGGAACTCATCGATGGAGAGTGGCAGATGATATGGAGTTCACAG ATGGAGACAGATAGTTGGATAGAGAATGCTGGCAGAGGTCTAATGGGAAAGCAG ATTGTCACAAAGAACGGACAGTTAAAGTTCGTCGTCGACATCTTGCTCGGTGTCAGGTTCTCCATGACAGGAACATTTGT GAAATCAAGTCCCAATACATATGATGTTAAAATGGATGATGCAGCCATCATTGGTGGCATGTTTGGACTCCCTGTGGAGATGGAAACCAAGATTAACCTAGAGTTGCT ATACAGTGATGATAAAATCAGAATCAGTCGAGGGTACAAAAACATTGTGTTTGTGCATGCACGAACAGATGGAACGAGGCAGAAATAA